A window of Diospyros lotus cultivar Yz01 chromosome 14, ASM1463336v1, whole genome shotgun sequence contains these coding sequences:
- the LOC127790634 gene encoding uncharacterized protein LOC127790634, with amino-acid sequence MIVNNLLLWDCQGFKHVIDLNGTISIGEEQLVDVKRLTLNSLPELVLLWNKNLHEIGSLRSLKALIIENCSHLRSLFTHSMATALQHLEMLSVRSCEMMEEIIIIIEENNINFVGEEKATCHIEFPKLEVLILFDLPSLKNFCNDERGSFSFSSLCSIDVQRCPKMKTFASGQISLPQGMIQARVGDEMIEITNLNAFFESRNENNNRMMITINWGDDYDEGEYDSDVDI; translated from the exons ATGATTGTCAACAACTTACTCTTATGGGATTGCCAAGGGTTCAAGCATGTTATTGATCTCAATGGCACAATAAGCATTGGTGAAGAGCAGTTAGTTGATGTGAAAAGGTTAACACTCAATAGTTTACCTGAGTTGGTGCTTCTATGGAACAAGAATCTTCATGAAATTGGGAGCCTTCGAAGCTTAAAGGCACTAATTATTGAAAACTGTTCTCATCTAAGAAGTTTGTTTACGCATTCCATGGCCACGGCTCTTCAACACTTAGAAATGTTATCAGTGAGATCTTGTGAAATGATGGaagagattattattattattgaagagaataatattaattttgtaggAGAAGAGAAGGCAACTTGCCATATTGAGTTTCCAAAATTAGAAGTGTTGATTCTATTTGACCTACCAAGCCTCAAAAACTTTTGCAACGATGAAAGAGGTTCATTTAGCTTTTCATCATTGTGTAGTATTGACGTGCAGCGTTGCCCAAAGATGAAAACCTTTGCTTCTGGACAAATTTCCTTGCCGCAAGGGATGATACAAGCCAGGGTAGGAGATGAAATGATTGAAATCACAAATCTTAATGCATTTTTTGAGTCCag GAATGAGAATAACAACCGCATGATGATAACCATAAACTGGGGAGATGACTATGACGAGGGTGAATATGACTCCGATGTTGATATTTAG